Proteins from a genomic interval of Spea bombifrons isolate aSpeBom1 chromosome 4, aSpeBom1.2.pri, whole genome shotgun sequence:
- the WHAMM gene encoding WASP homolog-associated protein with actin, membranes and microtubules yields MECERIDSLEGWVAVRPNAFEEPEKYKLGFIVAWNQVESKFAVTCHNRTLQRRRKSREDGERSSWAGLYSVPELEHIHRQLSSVCSQLEPCFPSLPSPKPADSLWTLLFPGAPSWEGEPQELDAVCRALELYLGAAIEQCGRRIVLDVLFPDDAEDTEQYFENLHEFRKKSLEEQVSRAKEDLRRILHQHKNADKMVSLLKVYEEEDEAFMELVTVATQFYQYLLQPFRDMRELAVLYRLEILKSLEMDDLGPKRIEALEKEADKWNTTAEDAVCSIQNVTVNYFKETAKALAAMHKQMELDGKRFGQTTWASALPRLERLKSMLAKETLQHMRGKELCLNQKRTEIKRNMENLCESEGAMVLLDELELKYYEIQLKLYDVQFEILKHEEMLLTTELNMLRRQVKEKEEEVIYYDPCEDPQELKTYEQLQHNLCSTTMTLKRKIQQLETKRGNICARRALLRNKKDQCVETQELKQLQFQEAQKRLHQHHSIQMKRDQKKEEVKKKKEWLDQERQKALQRLRSYKDRSESQSALKTSRIQSHFPCKSQGRSKPVTQPCVPVGPADVPVHIFVPETKHEPAIKSDENYKPVVHFSPPPPPPPPPPPPPPPPPPAPPLVQPNFQLTTAQTFRQNEPQMLQCDISAQDMSEKSPKVASNQYTGSMEEVLASLKRGENLLRKVEQPLPSLSDVRDNILTAIRQGVKLRKVHRETVDKEPENELEKSIKAAMLRMKRVSADSEDDEKSEFVSGEWDT; encoded by the exons ATGGAGTGCGAGCGGATAGACAGCCTGGAGGGGTGGGTGGCCGTGCGCCCCAATGCCTTTGAGGAACCCGAGAAGTACAAGTTGGGGTTCATCGTGGCCTGGAATCAGGTGGAGAGCAAGTTCGCGGTGACCTGCCACAACCGTACCCTGCAGCGCCGGAGGAAGTCGCGGGAAGACGGAGAGCGGAGTAGCTGGGCCGGCCTGTACTCTGTACCGGAGCTGGAGCACATCCACCGGCAGCTGAGCTCGGTGTGCAGCCAGCTGGAGCCCTGCTTCCCCAGCCTGCCCTCCCCGAAGCCCGCAGACAGCCTCTGGACACTGCTCTTCCCTGGGGCTCCGTCCTGGGAGGGGGAGCCACAGGAGCTGGACGCCGTGTGCCGGGCGCTGGAGTTATACCTGGGGGCCGCTATCGAGCAGTGCGGCCGCAGGATCGTGCTGGATGTGCTGTTCCCGGATGATGCGGAGGACACCGAGCAGTACTTTGAAAACCTGCACGAGTTCCGCAAGAAGAGCCTGGAGGAGCAGGTGTCCCGGGCCAAGGAGGACCTGCGGAGG ATCCTTCATCAGCACAAAAATGCAGACAAAATGGTGTCGTTGCTTAAAGtttatgaagaagaagatgaagcTTTTATGGAATTGGTTACCGTGGCAACCCAATTCTACCAATACTTACTGCAGCCTTTCAGAGATATGAGGGAGCTAGCCGTATTATATAGGCTCGAAATACTG aagtcaCTTGAAATGGATGACTTGGGTCCAAAAAGAATAGAGGCTTTAGAGAAGGaagcagataaatggaacacaACAGCTGAAGATGCCGTGTGCTCCATACAGAATGTGACTGTGAATTACTTCAAAGAGACCGCAAAAGCCCTGGCAG CAATGCACAAACAAATGGAGCTGGATGGAAAGAGATTTGGGCAAACCACATGGGCCTCTGCACTACCCAGGCTTGAGAGGCTAAAATCCATGTTGGCGAAGGAAACACTTCAACATATGAGAGGAAAGGAGCTGTGTCTAAACCAGAAGAGAACAGAGATCAAAAGAAAT ATGGAGAACTTGTGTGAATCTGAAGGAGCCATGGTGTTGCTCGATGAGCTGGAGCTGAAGTACTATGAGATCCAGTTAAAGCTTTATGATGTTCAATTTGAAATACTAAAGCATGAAGAGATGTTGCTTACAACAGAATTAAATATGTTGAGGAGACAAGTGAAAG AAAAGGAGGAAGAGGTTATTTATTACGACCCATGTGAAGATCCCCAGGAACTTAAGACGTATGAACAATTACAGCACAACCTCTGTTCAACAACCATGACGCTCAAGAGAAAGATCCAACAATTAGAAACTAAACGAGGGAATATCTGTGCACGTCGAGCCTTGCTGAGGAACAAAAAA GATCAGTGTGTAGAGACACAGGAACTAAAACAGTTGCAGTTCCAAGAAGCCCAGAAACGCCTCCATCAGCATCACTCCATACAGATG AAAAGAGACCAGAAGAAGGAGgaggtgaaaaagaaaaaagaatggcTTGATCAGGAACGTCAGAAGGCATTACAGCGCTTAAGATCATATAAAGAT AGAAGTGAATCACAGTCTGCATTGAAGACATCTCGCATACAGTCTCACTTCCCGTGTAAATCCCAAGGAAGAAGTAAACCTGTAACCCAACCATGTGTGCCAGTAGGCCCAGCAGACGTACCCGTTCATATTTTTGTTCCAGAGACCAAACATGAACCTGCAATTAAAAGTGATGAAAACTACAAACCAGTGGTGCACTTTTCAccacctccaccaccaccaccacctcctcctcctcctccaccaccaccaccacctgctCCCCCCTTAGTACAGCCTAATTTTCAGCTTACGACAGCACAGACCTTTAGACAGAATGAACCTCAGATGTTGCAGTGTGACATATCTGCACAAGACATGTCTGAAAAGTCACCAAAAGTGGCTTCAAATCAATATACTG GTTCAATGGAAGAGGTATTGGCTTCACTAAAGCGAGGTGAAAATCTTCTACGTAAGGTGGAACAGCCACTTCCATCTCTGAGCGACGTCAGAGATAACATCCTGACTGCCATCAGACAAGGAGTGAAGCTGAGGAAGGTCCACAGAGAAACCGTTGACAAAGAGCCAGAGAACGAACTCGAGAAAAGTATCAAGGCCGCCATGCTGAGAATGAAGAGAGTATCGGCTGACTCAGAAGATGACGAAAAAAGTGAATTTGTCAGTGGGGAATGGGACACTTAA